In Oryza sativa Japonica Group chromosome 3, ASM3414082v1, one DNA window encodes the following:
- the LOC4333274 gene encoding uncharacterized protein, translating to MAASAPVEVGAQGTIGSLVCREVEYFRRMEVAVVSHDHGKNMSSSSKQASRRRHRQRGEPQDQEQGPAAVEGGRGRRAYLFLPSICSSAEVAEATGAARVRYQHLGQDEGHSLPQ from the coding sequence atggcggcgtcggcgccggtggAGGTCGGCGCGCAGGGCACCATCGGCTCGCTGGTGTGCCGCGAGGTCGAGTACTTCCGAAGGATGGAGGTCGCCGTCGTCAGCCACGACCACGgcaagaacatgagcagcagcagcaagcaagcaagccgccgccgccaccggcagcgTGGGGAGCCCCAGGACCAGGAGCAAGGTCCGGCCGCCGTTGAaggagggcgcgggcggcgggcctACTTATTCTTGCCCAGCATTTGCTcgtcggcggaggtggcggaggccaccggcgccgccaggGTCAGGTACCAGCATCTGGGGCAAGATGAGGGCCATTCTCTTCCTCAATAA